ATCTCGGGGACGCCGATTTTCAGATCATCGGCGGCCAGGACCAGATCGCAGGCCAGCGCCAGTTCCATGCCCCCGCCGTAGGCGCCGCCGTGAATGGCCGCCACCACCGGCATCGGCAGATCGTCGATGAGACGGATCGTGCGGTGGAACTCCCGGATCATCTGATCGATCGTCTCGCGACGATGCTCGGGCACATCGACGCCGGCGGAAAAGACCGGCCCCTCTGCGTCGATGACCAACGCGCACAGATCGCCCCGCTCGGCGAGTTGCTCAAGGCGCGCGTTCAATTCGCGGAGCATCGTAATATTGAGAATATTCAGCGGCGGGCGCGCCAGCGTGAGCGTGGCGGTGCGTTCGGCTTCGGCGAGCCGGATGAACTCTTTGTCGGACACAGGCATCCCTTTCCGCCGGCGATCCCG
The genomic region above belongs to bacterium and contains:
- a CDS encoding enoyl-CoA hydratase-related protein, with protein sequence MPVSDKEFIRLAEAERTATLTLARPPLNILNITMLRELNARLEQLAERGDLCALVIDAEGPVFSAGVDVPEHRRETIDQMIREFHRTIRLIDDLPMPVVAAIHGGAYGGGMELALACDLVLAADDLKIGVPEITLGVYPPVAVAILGRMIGSHRAAELILTGRVLNAAEAEAIGLLNHVYPAGQFRERVRAFVGQLTRLSAFSLRHTRRALRRASLAGFEEALATAESIYLRDLMSGNDPDEGLAAFMEKRPPRWRHR